The following proteins are co-located in the Apium graveolens cultivar Ventura chromosome 5, ASM990537v1, whole genome shotgun sequence genome:
- the LOC141660271 gene encoding secreted RxLR effector protein 161-like: MYTQVCTRPEKAFIVGMLERYLSNPVMEQWKAVKRVLQYLKKTKDYLLTYKKSDHLEIIGYSDSDFGGCKDERKSTSGYIYLLASGAILWRFSKQTLIASSIMAAEYIACFVASNQALWLRNFITGLRILDGVERPLKIFCDNKLAVEYSNNNRSTTDAKHIDIKFLVVKEKIQSGHISIEHIGTHSMIADPLTKALTPKNTVYGILLNVTLLLFNFLIAV, translated from the exons ATGTATACTCAAGTTTGTACTCGTCCAGAAAAAGCATTCATTGTTGGAATGTTGGAAAGATATTTGAGTAATCCGGTAATGGAGCAATGGAAAGCAGTGAAACGAGTCTTACAGTatttgaagaaaacaaaagacTATTTGCTCACATACAAGAAATCAGATCATCTAGAAATCATTGGATATTCAGATTCTGACTTTGGAGGATGCAAAGATGAAAGAAAATCTACTTCGGGCTATATTTATCTACTGGCTAGTGGAGCGATTTTATGGAGGTTTTCCAAACAGACGCTCATAGCTTCATCCATCATGGCTGCAGAATATATAGCATGTTTTGTGGCATCCAATCAAGCTTTATGGCTGCGAAATTTTATCACTGGTTTGCGTATTCTTGATGGTGTTGAAAGACCATTAAAAATATTTTGTGATAATAAATTAGCAGTGGAGTATTCAAACAACAATAGGAGCACTACAGATGCAAAACATATAGATATTAAGTTCCTAGTTGTTAAAGAAAAGATTCAGAGTGGACATATTTCGATAGAACACATTGGCACTCACTCCATGATTGCGGATCCGCTCACTAAGGCATTAACACCTAAG AATACAGTTTATGGAATTTTATTAAATGTCACTCTACTTTTGTTCAATTTTCTTATTGCGGTTTAA